The Chiloscyllium plagiosum isolate BGI_BamShark_2017 chromosome 42, ASM401019v2, whole genome shotgun sequence genome contains a region encoding:
- the LOC122543082 gene encoding sodium-dependent phosphate transporter 1-like, translated as MALDEYLWMVVVGFIIAFILAFSVGANDVANSFGTAVGSGVLTLRKACILATIFETVGSVLLGARVSETIRKGIIDVEMFNSSQEVLMAGSVSSMFGSAVWQLLASFLKLPISGTHCIVGATVGFCLVAAGAQGVKWLELLKIVGSWFISPLLSGIMSAAVFYLVRFFILRKADPVPNGLRALPVFYACTIVINLFSILYTGAPLLGFDRIPFWGTVLITVGSGLICALFIWFIVCPRMKRKIEREMKVCAGHSTVMDKKNDDYYSVSKDEVEEPHLKALLTDAASEMKTPLTDGISVVVPSKQNLEKPNTRIAFIGDSTEDVSKEHVSTGELKETNIDHVINGTMQFGNNHVQFNQVLGSQTSSNGYSGHYHTVHKDSGLYKELLHKLHLAKMIDCAGDSNEASSRPLRRNNSYTCYTMAICGMPLDSFKPKEGEAKAEEMEKLTASGMEPKKRIRQDSYSSYCNAMADCNTGAGDGAVKPEIDLGDRKCSDGSVEEWSEQEKPEVSLLFQFLQILTACFGSFAHGGNDVSNAIGPLVALWVVYYTGNVNSKMETPIWLLLYGGVGICLGLWVWGRRVIQTMGKDLTPITPSSGFSIELASALTVVVASNVGLPVSTTHCKVGSVVAVGWMRAKKAVDWRLFRNIFMAWFVTVPISGLISAAIMALFRFVILKKC; from the exons ATGGCGCTAGACGAGTACTTATGGATGGTTGTAGTTGGTTTCATCATTGCATTTATTCTGGCATTTTCTGTGGGAGCAAATGATGTTGCTAATTCATTTGGAACGGCTGTTGGTTCGGGAGTGCTGACGCTTCGAAAAGCCTGCATCTTGGCGACCATCTTTGAGACGGTGGGTTCTGTGTTGCTGGGTGCCAGAGTCAGTGAGACCATCCGTAAAGGAATAATTGATGTGGAGATGTTCAACTCGAGTCAAGAAGTGCTAATGGCTGGATCAGTCAGCTCCATGTTTG GTTCTGCTGTCTGGCAGTTACTGGCTTCATTTTTGAAGCTCCCTATATCTGGTACCCATTGCATTGTGGGTGCTACCGTTGGTTTCTGTTTGGTGGCTGCAGGTGCCCAAGGTGTGAAGTGGCTGGAACTGCTTAAGATAG TTGGTTCTTGGTTCATTTCACCACTGCTATCTGGAATCATGTCTGCTGCTGTCTTTTACTTGGTCCGTTTCTTCATTTTACGCAAG GCTGACCCAGTGCCAAATGGACTTCGAGCCCTGCCTGTCTTCTATGCCTGTACAATTGTGATCAATCTTTTCTCGATCTTGTACACAGGAGCACCTC TATTGGGATTTGATCGAATTCCATTTTGGGGTACCGTGCTGATTACAGTGGGGAGTGGTCTGATCTGTGCACTCTTCATTTGGTTCATCGTCTGTCCCAGAATGAAGAGAAAAATCGAAA GAGAGATGAAAGTCTGTGCTGGACATAGCACTGTGATGGATAAGAAAAATGATGATTACTATTCAGTGTCCAAAGATGAGGTGGAAGAGCCCCACTTGAAGGCTCTGCTGACGGATGCAGCATCTGAAATGAAGACTCCCCTAACGGATGGGATTTCAGTTGTTGTACCATCCAAGCAGAACCTTGAGAAGCCAAATACAAGAATTGCTTTTATCGGAGACTCTACAGAAGATGTAAGCAAAGAGCATGTATCCACTGGAGAGCTGAAGGAAACAAACATAGATCACGTCATCAATG GGACCATGCAATTTGGGAACAATCATGTACAATTTAACCAAGTTCTTGGAAGTCAGACCAGCAGCAATGGCTATAGTGGTCACTACCATACTGTGCACAAGGATTCAGGACTGTACAAAGAACTTCTCCACAAGTTGCACTTAGCTAAAATGATCGATTGTGCTGGGGACTCGAATGAAGCAAGCAGCAGGCCGCTTCGTCGTAACAACAGCTACACGTGTTACACAATGGCAATCTGTGGCATGCCCCTTGATTCTTTCAAGCCCAAAGAAGGAGAAGCAAAGGCTGAAGAAATGGAAAAACTGACCGCATCTGGCATGGAACCGAAAAAACGTATCAGACAAGACAGTTACAGTAGCTATTGCAATGCCATGGCTGATTGCAACACAGGTGCTGGTGATGGAGCTGTGAAGCCTGAAATTGATCTAGGAGATCGCAAGTGCAGCGATGGCTCAGTGGAGGAATGGAGTGAGCAGGAAAAGCCTGAAGTTTCATTATTGTTTCAGTTTTTGCAGATCCTGACTGCCTGCTTTGGCTCCTTTGCCCATGGTGGCAATGACGTCAG CAATGCAATTGGTCCTTTGGTTGCACTGTGGGTTGTTTACTACACAGGCAATGTGAATTCAAAGATGGAAACTCCAATCTGGCTTCTCCTGTATGGAGGTGTGGGTATATGTCTTGGTCTGTGGGTCTGGGGCCGGAGAGTGATTCAGACAATGGGCAAGGATCTGACACCAATTACTCCCTCAAG TGGCTTCAGTATTGAATTGGCCTCTGCTTTGACTGTGGTGGTTGCTTCAAATGTTGGTCTTCCGGTCAGTACAACACATTGTAAG GTTGGCTCTGTTGTAGCTGTTGGCTGGATGCGTGCCAAGAAAGCTGTTGACTGGCGTCTCTTCAGAAACATCTTCATGGCTTGGTTTGTCACAGTCCCAATCTCTGGGCTTATTAGTGCTGCCATTATGGCTTTATTCAGGTTTGTGATCTTAAAAAAGTGCTGA